From Pantoea vagans:
GCTGCTGATGGCGGGCACCAGCAGATAGCCCTGTTGATTGGTGCGTCCCATCGACTGATTTTCGTAGCGCACGTTCACGTCGGGATAGCTTGTTTTCACCAGCACAAAGGCGTCGTTGATGGCGTTAGCGGCAAAAACGCTGTTATCCATTAATACCAGCGCACCGGAGAGATCGGCCCATTGCGTGAGGTTGTCATCATCGCCATAAAAACCGCCGGAGGTATCAATCTGGTTATTGCGATAGCGCAGACTGCCCTGACGATAATCGCCGCTGTCACCGCTCTGATTCGCCCAGGAGGCATCCCAGGCGAACCCGCCGTCGCTGGGCATGGCGCTGGAGGCGTAGATACGCTGGCTGTCGCGACCGCGCTGATCGCGTTCGGTGCTGATGGCCGCGCTGCCCTGTTCACCAAACGGGATCACTAGCGAGATGGCACCGGTCCAGCTCTTCTCCTGCTGATCGCGGCTGGCAGAGACATAGAGGCTGCTGTTACCCCACAGGTTTTTACTCCATGAGAGGTTCCACAGGCGGGTGCGGTCGCCCTGGCCGTCGGTGATATCGATGAAAGCGGCACCGACGCTGCCAAACTGGTTCAGCGAGACGCTGGCGCTGTACTGCGCACTGCGGCGCGACAGCGCGTAACGGCTATCCGCCTGGCTCCCGGCTCGGCTGCCAACCAGCGCCAGATTGCCGAAGTCGCTGCTGCGCTGGGTCTGCTGCGTGCCGATGTTGAACCAGCTATTATTGTACTGATAACCCCAGCTGTATTGCCTGCCGCTCTCGCCCTCAAGCTGACTCTGCGCCACCGCGCCGTTGACCACGCCCCAGCTGCCGACGCGTAACTGACCGCCCAGCCCGCCCATCGCCAGGCTTTCGCTGCCTTCAGCGTGACTCTCCAGCGTCAGCCAGTCGGTCATGCCGTATCGGTAAGAACCGCTGGCGGCGGCCTGCCCATAATCGAAGTTTTTTATGCCGTAGTTCTCGCGGATCGCGCCAGCGGAAAAGGCATAATCCGACAGGCCCGACTTCAGCAGATTACTGGAGACGTAAAACGGCATGGTGGTAGTGACGCGACGGCCCACCGCATCGGTGGTGGTGATCACCGCGTCACCCGCGCCATTAACAAACGGCACATTGGTCATCGACCAGGGGCCTGGCTGCACGTTTTCCTGGCTGGAACGATAGCCGTTGATAAAGAGATCGACGGTGGAGGGAACGGCTGCCTGGCCGGAA
This genomic window contains:
- a CDS encoding fimbria/pilus outer membrane usher protein, with amino-acid sequence MRPFSLHPCALAVASVIYALTPDPVLAETYSSLPPPPSLQSTGSGQRYMLELVINQQANGNIVAVEQRDGHFWLRSGDLQRAGLPPAKLGQQPEVDVSSLPSISVEYDAARQRLLLTVPPDWLPGQVIGEAKNGPRYPGRTSSGALINYDLYASRTDNSGTRLAAGYELRMFGDTGHVSTNGVWQQQLEGSKTYQNDGYIRYDSWWSNEDENTAVSWRVGDLVTDSLAWSSSVRLGGIRVGRDFSVRPDLVTYPLPAFSGQAAVPSTVDLFINGYRSSQENVQPGPWSMTNVPFVNGAGDAVITTTDAVGRRVTTTMPFYVSSNLLKSGLSDYAFSAGAIRENYGIKNFDYGQAAASGSYRYGMTDWLTLESHAEGSESLAMGGLGGQLRVGSWGVVNGAVAQSQLEGESGRQYSWGYQYNNSWFNIGTQQTQRSSDFGNLALVGSRAGSQADSRYALSRRSAQYSASVSLNQFGSVGAAFIDITDGQGDRTRLWNLSWSKNLWGNSSLYVSASRDQQEKSWTGAISLVIPFGEQGSAAISTERDQRGRDSQRIYASSAMPSDGGFAWDASWANQSGDSGDYRQGSLRYRNNQIDTSGGFYGDDDNLTQWADLSGALVLMDNSVFAANAINDAFVLVKTSYPDVNVRYENQSMGRTNQQGYLLVPAISSYYPAKYDIDTLDLPADMTTPRVEQRFAVKRQSGYLLNFPVEKLRAASVILVDAQGQPLPVSSLVQRPDHPTGYVGWDGIVWMEDLTASNPIEVVTPDGRRCETELHIASGQPQALKTYGPLTCALPAPVAGSAAAPAEPFTSGNPL